The following are encoded together in the Bos taurus isolate L1 Dominette 01449 registration number 42190680 breed Hereford chromosome 10, ARS-UCD2.0, whole genome shotgun sequence genome:
- the PDCD7 gene encoding programmed cell death protein 7: MALPPFFTPGRPGPPPPQPPPPAPFGCPPPPLPSPAFPPPLPQRPGSFPGASAPFLQPPLALQPRAPGEVSRGGGGGGGGGSFYPVPPPPLPPPPPQCRPFLGNDAGERPRPPPPGPGPPWSPRWPEAPPPSDALGDAALQRLRDRQWLEAVFGTPRRAGGSVPSRAPAGPSLGEVRARLRGALRLLRRLRDLGQALREAEADGAAWAQLHAQAQPLRAELAERLELLTQAAYVGEARRRLERVRRRRLRLRERVREREAEREAEAARAAEREQEIDRWRVQCVQEVEEKKREQELKAAADGVLSEVRKKQADTKRMVDILRALEKLRKLRKEAAARKGVCPPASADETFEHHLQRLRKLIKKRSELYEAEERALQVMLEGEQEEERKRELEKKQRKEKEKFLLQKHEIESKLFGDPDEFPLAHLLQPFRQYYLQAEHSLPALIQIRHDWDQYLVPSDHPKGSSIPQGWVLPPLPSNDIWATAVKLH, from the exons ATGGCTCTGCCACCCTTCTTCACCCCGGGTCGCCCCGGCCCGCCGCCCCCGCAGCCGCCGCCTCCCGCTCCCTTCGGCTGTCCGCCACCGCCACTACCCTCCCCGGCCTTCCCGCCGCCTCTTCCCCAGCGGCCTGGCTCCTTTCCGGGGGCCTCCGCCCCCTTCCTCCAGCCTCCGCTGGCTCTGCAGCCCCGGGCCCCTGGGGAAGTCTCCCGCGGGGGCGGTGGAGGTGGCGGCGGCGGCTCCTTCTACCCGGTGCCGCCACCGCCGCTGCCTCCGCCGCCGCCCCAGTGCCGGCCCTTCCTAGGGAACGACGCCGGTGAGCGCCCGCGGCCGCCGCCTCCAGGCCCGGGGCCGCCCTGGAGCCCGCGCTGGCCTGAGGCACCGCCGCCGTCCGACGCGCTCGGGGACGCGGCCCTGCAGCGCCTGCGCGACCGGCAGTGGCTAGAGGCGGTGTTCGGAACCCCGCGGCGGGCCGGCGGCTCGGTGCCCTCGCGCGCGCCCGCCGGGCCCAGCCTGGGAGAGGTGCGCGCCCGGTTACGGGGGGCACTGCGCCTGTTGCGGCGGCTGCGCGACTTGGGCCAGGCCCTGCGCGAGGCCGAGGCCGACGGCGCGGCCTGGGCGCAGCTGCATGCGCAGGCACAGCCGCTGCGCGCCGAGCTGGCCGAGCGACTAGAGCTGTTGACCCAGGCCGCCTACGTGGGCGAGGCGCGGCGCAGGCTGGAGAGGGTCCGGCGCCGCCGGCTGCGGCTTCGCGAGAGGGTCCGGGAACGCGAGGCCGAGCGGGAGGCGGAGGCCGCGCGGGCAGCAGAGCGCGAGCAGGAGATTGACCGCTGGAGGGTCCAGTGCGTGCAGGAGGTGGAGGAGAAGAAGCGG gaGCAGGAACTTAAAGCTGCTGCTGATGGTGTCTTATCTGAAGTGAGGAAAAAACAAGCAGACACCAAAAGAATGGTGGATATTCTTCGGGCCTTGGAGAAACTGAGGAAGCTTAGGAAAGAGGCTGCGGCGAGGAAAG GGGTCTGTCCTCCAGCCTCAGCAGATGAGACTTTTGAGCATCACCTTCAGCGACTGAGAAAACTCATTAAAAAGCGCTCTGAACTCTATGAAGCTGAAGAGAGAGCCCTCCAAGTTATGTTAGAAGGAGaacaagaggaagagagaaaaagagaattagaaaagaaacaaaggaaagaaaaagagaagttttTACTTCAGAAGCATGAAATCGAGTCCAAGTTATTTGGGGATCCAG acGAGTTCCCGCTGGCCCATCTCTTGCAGCCTTTCCGGCAGTATTACCTCCAAGCTGAGCACTCCCTGCCAGCACTCATCCAGATAAG GCATGATTGGGATCAGTACCTGGTGCCATCTGATCATCCCAAAGGCAGCTCCATTCCTCAAGGATGGGTCCTTCCCCCGCTCCCCAGCAACGACATCTGGGCAACCGCTGTTAAGCTGCATTAG